The Sulfolobus sp. A20 genomic interval TTGTATTGCTAAATGTCATTTATAATTTCTAAACTCCTTAATAAAGTAAATCAAAGCTTTCAAGTGTTAACGTCATATTGGCTTATACGATGCCATAATGAAGTTGGTGAGAGGTTAAGGAAGATATCCAAGAAGCTTCTAATGTTATCTTAGGGAGTTCAACTCTTATAGGTGTCGTGAGGAGAAAATATGAGGTCGAGAATTGATACCAAGTATCATGAGATCCTATGGAAGACTGATCTATCTCTCATCTAGCTAAAATATCACTGAGTATTTTTACTCCCTCAACTATTTGCTCCGGCGAAGCTACCGAAATGCTCAGTCTGGCCATCGTTTCGCCTCCTCTAATAAAGAAAGGTTTTGCTGGTACGAAGCTTAGTCCTTTTTCAACTGCCTTGTAAAATACATCCCAACTGTTTTTGTTTAAATTGAGTAAAAGGAAGAAGCCACATTTTGGGGGGTCAAACTCGTTAAGTCCATTTTCCCTTAAAGAGTCTATTAATATCTTCATCTTCTCACCATAATATCTAAATAACTCTTTAGATCTCTCCTCAATCATCCCTTTTCTTATTAACCTTGCTACTACGTATTGATTTATTGTAGAAGTAGAGAAATCTAATTGCTCTAAAAGGCTTATCTTTTCCGAGATTTGCTCATTAGCTATTATGAAGCCGATCCTTAATCCTGGAGCTATAATTTTACTAAAACTACTAACATAAATCACTCTTCCACTCGTGTCAAAGTTCTTTATTGGTGGTGGAACTTCTCCGGCTATAGGTCTATAAGGATCATCTTCAATAATATAGAAGTCATATTTTTCAGCTAATTCAACAAGTCTTTTTCTTCTACACTCTGATATATTAACTCCAGCTGGATTATGGCAGTTTGGAATAGTATATAACAGTTTTATTTTAACTATCTTTAGTATGTCCTCCAGTTCATCAACATTCAATCCATCGTAGTCTAAAGATATTGGAACAATTGAAGAGCTTCTTAATTTTAATGAATTAAACGTCTCGATAAACGTTGGATTTTCAACTGCTATTACGTCATTTTCTAGAAAATATTTTCCTATTAGCTCTAATGCGTGTTGAGCCCCACTGGTTATTACAATTTTTTCATCTTTTCTTTTTGTAATTCCTAATAAGTTAAGAAATTTTTTATCAATTTCTTGTATTAATTCCTCTTGCCCTCCAGCACCAGGATAAAACAAAACTTTTGCCCCATATTCTTCTATAACTTCTGTATAAGCTTCTCTTATATCATTCAACGGAATTTTCTTAGGATCTGGAGTACCACTTGCTAAATTGATTTTTACCTTTTTAGCAATCTGTGAAGCTAACTCTACGGGGGAAATCTCTATTTCCTTTCCAATTCTCGATACCAAATG includes:
- a CDS encoding PLP-dependent aminotransferase family protein → MVSRIGKEIEISPVELASQIAKKVKINLASGTPDPKKIPLNDIREAYTEVIEEYGAKVLFYPGAGGQEELIQEIDKKFLNLLGITKRKDEKIVITSGAQHALELIGKYFLENDVIAVENPTFIETFNSLKLRSSSIVPISLDYDGLNVDELEDILKIVKIKLLYTIPNCHNPAGVNISECRRKRLVELAEKYDFYIIEDDPYRPIAGEVPPPIKNFDTSGRVIYVSSFSKIIAPGLRIGFIIANEQISEKISLLEQLDFSTSTINQYVVARLIRKGMIEERSKELFRYYGEKMKILIDSLRENGLNEFDPPKCGFFLLLNLNKNSWDVFYKAVEKGLSFVPAKPFFIRGGETMARLSISVASPEQIVEGVKILSDILAR